CGGATGCCGGCTTCCCGTGCGGCTTCAGCCAGGACGGTCAGCGCTTCCCGGGCGTCGGCCGTGACCGGCAGGGCGCCCTGCTTGAAGGCGTCGTGCCCGGCCACGTTGATGCCGATGAACCGGACGTCGGGATTCGAAAAGGCCGACTGCGAGCCCGTGGAGAAATCGGTCAGCCGCGTTCCCACGGCGATGATCAGGTCGGCCTCGGCGGCGATCCTGGCGCCCGCCGGCGTGCCGGTCACGCCGAACCCGCCGATCGCCCAGTCCGAGGGTTCGCGCATAGCGCCCTTGCCGCCGAAGGTCTCTCCCACGGGGATGCCGCAGGTCGCGGCGAAGGCCGCGAGAGCGTCCCAGGCTTCCGAATAATGGACGCCGCCGCCCGCGATGATCATCGGCCGCTTCGCCCCTTTCAGCAGTTCGACTGCCTCCGCGATACGCGCCTTCGTCGGCGGCCTGCGCTCCACGCGCCAGACCCGTTTCTCGAAGAAGTGGGCCGGATAGTCATAGGCGTGGGCCTGCACGTCCTGGGGCAGCGAGATCGTCACCGCGCCCGTATCCGCCGGATCGGTGAGTACGCGCATGGCCTCCGGCAGCGCGGTAAGCAGTTGTTCGGGCCGGTTGATCCGGTCGAAGAACCGGCTGACCGGGCGGAAGCAGTCGTTGACGCTCACTTCGGCGGACACCGGGTGCTCGAGTTCCTGCAGCACCGGGCCCTGGTACCGTGTGGCATAGTAATCGGACGGCAGCAGGAGCACGGGCAGGCGGTTGATCGTGGCCGTGGCCGCGCCGGACAGCATGTTGGTCGATCCCGGGCCGATGGATGCCGTGCACGCGATGGTGGCCATGCGTTGGTTCACCTTGGCGTAACCCGAGGCCGTGTGCACCATGGACTGCTCGTTGCAGGGCTGGTGGTAGGTCAGGTCCTGTCCATACTCGAAAAGGGCCTGGCCCAGCCCGGCCACGTTCCCATGGCCGAATATGCCGAATATGGCGGGGATGAAACGCCGCTCCGCGCCGTCGCGCTCGCTGTACTGCACGGACAGGTACTTGACCACCGCCTGTGCCGTGGTCAGCCGGACTTTGTCGTGAGGGTATGCCATGATCTGCTCCTTCGATGACTCGACGCGGGTCTTAACGTAGTCCATGACCGGCGCCTGATAACTCAGCCGATTTACTGCACCGTTTCCCAGCGGTCGGAAGACCAGGAGCGTTCGATCGCGGCCAGCACTTCGGCCACGGCCCGCGCTTCATTGAAGCCGGGCTCGCCCTGCCTGCCAGCTGCAATGGACTGCAGAAAGTGAAAGGTCTCGATCGCCTTGAGGTCGTCGTATCCGAGTCCCACAGCCGGGCCGGGGTTGAAGTGGACATGCCCGGGATAGGCCGGCCCGCTCTGCAGGGTGACGAACCCGTCGTGCGGGCCGTCGACCGTGTACAACTGCAATTCGTTCATTCGTTCGAAGTCCCACCGGATTGCGCCCTTCGTGCCGTGGATCTCGAAGGCCATCTGGCATTTCGTCCCCTGGATCACCCGGTCGACTTCGAAGGTTCCACGGGCGCCGTTCACGAACTCCACCAGCGCCCCGGCGTAATCTTCATTCGTCACGGGTTCGCGTTGCCCGCCGGTCCCGACGGAAAAGTGGGTTCCTTCGCCGACCGGCGCGACGGGCCGGTCTACGATAATCAGTGCCTTCTGTCCGACGACGCGCCTGATGGGTCCCGCGAGCAGGTGGGCCATGTCGACAACGTGGGACATAAGGTCACCCAGCGCACCGCTTCCGGCATCCTCTCGACGAAAGCGCCAGGAGAGCATGCCGTCGGGGTGGCTCGCGTAGCCCGCGAAGAACCGGCCGCGATAGTGGGTGAGGTCGCCCAGCACGCCGTCGGCAACGAGACTGCGCGCATGCTGCACGAGCGGCGCCCAGCGGTAGTTGTAACCGACCCAGGTCAGCACGCCGGCTTCGGCGGCCGCCCGGGCGATTTCGGCCGTTTCCGCGGGGGAGCGGCCCACGGGTTTCTCACAGAAGATGTCCTTGCCCGCTGCTGCGGCGGCACGGACCATGTCCAGGTGGAGATGATTCGGCACGGTGATGTTGACCACGGATACGTCCAGGTCTTCCATGATTTCGCGCCAGTCCGTCGTGGTCCTGTTGAATCCCAGCATGTCCCGGGCCTGCTCGCACCGGTTCGCCACGTCGTCGGCACAGATGACCAGTTCCGGTACCAGCCCGCATTCGGGGAAGCGCTGCCAGACCTGGTGGTAGGCCCGGCCGTGGACCATGCCCATCCAGCCCATACCGATGATGCCGATGCCGATCGGCGAGGCCATTTCATCCGCTCCGATTTATTGATTGTACCGTTCGCCGGGGTCCGCCGCTTGATCGCCTGGGTCAACCCAGGGCGTCGATCAACTGATTGACGCCGAGATACAGGAAGAGGACCAGCGCGAGGACGAGGAGCACGTTCAGCAGCCACCCCGTCTTCAGGTTTCCGACCCATTCATGTTTCGAGTTCATGTACAGCAGGGTGCCGGCCAGGAACGGCATGAAGAAGGCGCCGACCACCGTGTAGATGATGACGATGGATACCGGCCGGTCGAATAGCAGCAGGGCCATGGTCGGAAAGGTCAGGAACAGCAGGAACCCGCGGTAGTACCGGGAGTCGGTCCGGACCATGGCCTCGCGGGCCTCGCTGGACGCCCGTTTGAACATCGCCATGAAGTCGGCGAACAGGTAGGGGATACCCTGCCAGACGCCCAGGACCGAGGTGATGACCGCGGCCCAGAAGCCCAGGTAGAGGGACCACCGCCCGAAGGGTCCCAACGCCACTTCCAGCCGGTCCGCCATGCCCAGGACGATATCGATGCCCACCGCCTCGGGGCGGATCTGCGCGCCGAGGATCATGACGGCAATGCCGAAGAACCCCGTCAGGATATAGGCGCCGCCGAGATCGATCCGTATGCCTTTGAGCCACTCGCCGCCTTCGCGGCCGGCTTCCCGGATCCAGTACCCGTAGCACATGACCGACAGGCTGCCACCCACGCCGCCCAGGACGCTCAGGACGGCGACCACCGATCCCGACGGCGCAGTCGGCAGGGCGATGCCGCGCAGGATGTCGCCGATGTCGGGGCGGAGGGCCCAGGCGCTGATCAGGAAGCTCACGAACATCAGGCCGACGAGCACCTTCATGACGGTCAGGAAGAACCCGAAACGGCCCGCCCAGACCATGACGCACGCGGCCAGGGCGTGAATCACTCCCCACTGCGCGACCGAAAGCGCCGGGAAAACCGTGTGGCCGGCAATGCCGGAGGCCGAAAGCAGCCCCCCACCGACCAGGAAGGACCAGATGAGGAGATAGAGCAGGAAGAAATACTGTACGGGCCTGCCGAGGCGCTCCACCCAGCCTTCCAGGAGCGTGGTGCCCGTCGCGAGCTGCCAGCGTCCGACCCCTTCGTTCAGGGCGAACTTGAGCACGGCGCCCCAGACGAGGGCCCACAGCAGCACCGTGCCGAAATTCGCGCCGGCATTGGTGGCCGAAATCATGTCCCCGGCGCCGACGCCCGTGGCCGCGACGGCGATTCCCGGTCCCATGAGGGCGAGCATCTGGAAGAAGTTCAGTTTCAAATCTCGTCCCGCATCATTTCGTCCAGGTACCTTTTGCCGGACAGGATCGCGTTGAAGGGATCTGCGCCCGTGGCCAGCTCGATGCTTATATACCCGTCGAAGCCGCCGTCCCGCATGATCCGAAGCGCCCTTCGGTAGTCGATCATGCCCTCGCCCAGGGGCGCGTTGATGTGCTGCGCGCGGTCTTCTTCCTGGAAGTAGATCCGCTGGATATTCTTGACGTGCCAGAAGTTGGTGTGGGGCGCGAGCATGCGGCACACGTCGTCCCAGCCGCCCTCGGGCGTCGCGTAGGCGAAGTAGAAATTGCCGAGATCCGGGTTCGCCTTGATCAGGGGATGGCCGACGAGGTCGATGAGCCGCAGCATGCCCTCCGGGGTGTCCACGATGCTGTTCTGATGGAGTTCCAGGGTCAGTTCGGTGCCCTCCGGTTCGGCTTCCCGCGCCAGCGACCGCAGCACGCCGGCGGCCTCCTCGTAGTCCTCGTCCCGTGCCCGCAGGCTGCTGCCCACCGGGTCGGACTGCCCCCGGAGATCCTGCTCGCGCACGCCCACTTCCCAGGGTTGCGGCGAGATGGACATGTTGACCAGCGGCGCGCCCGCGAGTTGGGCCGCCTTTACCGCGCGGGACAGCAGCCCCCGGTTCGTCGCCCGGACCTCTTCAGGCGCCGGCCAGGTGATGATCTTCCGCAGCACGGTCAGTCCGCCGATTTCGAGTCCGTGACCCCGCGCTTCCTCGCCCAGCTCGACGAGCGCTTCGTCCGGCGCGTCGTAGAAATTGAACCAGGTCTCGCCCAGGTCGATCCCGTCGAATCCGTGGCGTACGAGCCAGTCCCACACCGGTTTGCGCTCCTCAGCCAGGGGGTAACCCCGCTCCGCGGCTTCCGGTGAACGATAGCCACTCAGCGTGAGTGTACAGAAGACGATTTTCATGATGGGTTGCCCCGCAGGTAGGCTTGAATGATGTCGCGGCACAGGGCGTGGTCCTGCCGCGCCCCGTATCCGTCGGTAATGGGCGGTTTCCCGTTCACGACACAATCGTAGAAATGAACCAGTTCCAGCTTGAAGGCGTTCTGCTTGTTGACCACGAGTTCCTTCTTCCAGGGCTGTTCGCCGTCCATGCCCATCACCGTGACAGGCGACGGCAGTCCCCGGTCGAACCCCGTGGGGAACCGGATGCCCACGCGCCGTCCCGCGCCGAAGACCTCCAGCGTCTCCCGGAAATCGTGCAGTTCGGGCAGGCTGGTCCACGTCGCCACGCACCGTGCGTCGTTCTCGTAGGCGAGCACCGTGGTCACGCTCGTTCCGCCGCGCCAGATTTCGGCGCTGACCACCCGGTCCGGCGGACCGAAGAGGCCCCGCAGGCTGCTGATGTCGTGGATCATGCTGCCGGAAAGGGAGAAGAAGATCCTTCGTGCGGACTCCGGCACGTCGCCGATGGCATCCCGCACGGCGCGCTCCCGCAGGGCGGCCGTGCGCTCGATCACCTCGCCCGGTATGTCATCGAAGGCGTACAGCGTGTATTCACTCAGGTGGCGGTCGTTGCCGCAATGGAGGTGGTTGGCCTGAATGAAGCGGATATCGGGCATGGCAAGCACTTCGTCTCGGGCGAATCGGTACCCCGGATCGTGCTGCTTCATGTACCCCACCATCAGTGTCTTGCCCGATGCCTCGGCGGCCCCGATGATCCTGTCTGCTTCCCGCACCGAGTAGCACATGGGCTTTTCGATGAATACGTGCTTGCCCGCGTCCAGCGCGGTGACGGCCGCGTCGGTCTTGGGGTCGGCGAAGCAGAGCAGCACGGCGTCCGGGTCCAGCGCCAGGAGGTCCTCGTAGCGGGTGACACGGTTGCGATCAGGCACGTCGTACATCTCGCCGATGAAGTCGACGAGTTTCGCGGATGCGTCGCAGAGTCCGGCCAGTTCGTAGCGGTCACGGAGTTCGGCGATATGGGGCAGATGCTGGATCTGGGCGATCGCGCCGCAGCCGACCACGCCGATCCTTATGCGGTCCATGAATAGGCCTTTCCGGCAATCGATGCCCTGGAATCGATGCCCTGGAATCGTTACTACAAATGGGGAAGTCTAAGAAGAGAATACGCCCGGAGGGATTCGAACCCCCGACCTACTGATCCGAAGTCAGTTGCTCTATCCAGCTGAGCTACGGACGCACGGGGAACCCACTGAGGCCAGCATCCGATATACGCATTGAACGGTATGATGTCAACGAAATCAGGCGGCCATTCATCGGCCAATACTGCGAACGAGGATCAGGCGGAGGAGGGCGAACCGCTGATCGATGCCATAGCGGCAAGGGCTCGGGAGACCTGCGGGTCCGCAGACGCCCGCGTTGACGCCAAGTCGGTTCGGGGCCTGGTGGTCGGTCTCTCCCGTATCCACGTACAGACCTTCGAACCGGATGTTCCAGGCGCCGGCCACCGGCATATCGATTCCGGTTCCCACTACCCACCCGATGCGCGTCAACTGATCGTCGAATGAATCGTCGTGGTCCACCTGCATCTGGCCGTCCGTTCCCGGGTCGAGATCGATGAACGAATTCGATATGCCGACAACCGACACTCCGCCATCGAGGAACACGCCGGCTCGGCCGAGTGATTTCCGAATGCCAATGCGCGCCGTTCCGACCCAATGCAATTCCGACGTGGCCGTTTCGTCCATACCGACGGGATCCATCTGCCGCGAAGCCGACGGAAGCCCGACGAAGGTGCCATCCACTTCGAACCGGATCGGAACACGTCCCAGGTGAAAGTGCCGGCCTGCCACGACACCGGTCGGGAATCCGGTATCGTTGTAATCGAACATCTGCCCGGGGACGCCCTCATACCCCGAAAATCCATCGGTGTCGGTCGTTTGAACGTCCACTACACCAGGCCCCGAGAATGCACCGACGTAGTATCCGGTCGCGTTTTCCTGGGCTTGCGTGGTACCTGCGGCGATGATCAACGAAGCGAGTGCCAGGGTAAGCAAACGCCAACCACTCCCCACCGAGGCTGAGACGTAAGACGCGGATTGGATGGCGGTCCCGTTAGACGCGGATCGCGTGGCTGGCATGCCATCCGTCATCTTCAAATTTCGGAACAAACCTCGTAACATTCCCATGTTTCTGGTACTCCTGGTTAATGATTCCTTTGTGAAAATCCAGGTGGATCGATATTACGCTTTCGAGGACTATTTAACAACTAATACGTACAAGCTGATGTTTCATTGGAACTTTTTTTGACGAAGGTGCTTGACAATCCATGAAATGTGTACTATATATGACATATGACACATTTTGGTAAACACATCCGTTTCCGCCGCGAAGACCTGCGGAAGCAAGACAGGCGGTTCTCCCTGCGCCAGGTGGCGCAGCGCATCGAGGTCGAACCGGCCTACCTGAGCAAGATCGAGCGTGGCGATGTGGCGCCGCCTTCAGAGGCCACGACGCTCAAGCTGGCACGGGACCTGGGCGAGGACCCGGACGTGCTGCTGGCCCTGGCGGGCAAGGTGTCGAGCGACCTTCAGGAGATCATCCGCAAGCGTCCGAAGTTGTTCGCGGACCTGATCCGGAAGATGAAGGAAGCGCCCGATCACGCCATCCTAAGGATAGTACGCGAAGTGCGGGACGGTGAATGGTAACAACAAGGAGAACCACAATGATTTACCTTGAGCACGACCAACTGGAAATCCAAAGCCCGGAAGTCCACGATCGGGCCCGGTGTTCGATTTCGTTTCAGCGCACGCTGCGCATCCCGGACGATGGAAGCGATTACCCCTTGCCCCCGGGCCTGGGATGTTTTCCCCTGCGTCACCTGGACGACTACTCGGATCGCCTGCCTGACGCGTGGGGCCGCAGGGGTGGCGTGATCATGCCGATGTTCCAGGCCGAGGCGATGTGGCTGAACTTCGGCGGATTCAGTGCTTATCCCTTCGCACTGAAGATCGCGACCGGAAAGGTCTGCGCGATCACTGGCGAGCACTGGGTAAACCATCTGAATACCGATCCGCAGGACTACCTGGTATTGCCCGAACAGCCGTGGCTCGATGGATACTGCGTAGAAAAAGGTGTGGTCCGCCAGTTCGTGGCCATGCCGCTGGGCAAGGGGTACACGGTCGAGGAGCAGTTGACGGACTCGGCGCAGCATGGCGGCCTTCAGATAACGGCCTATCCCATGAAGGCGGAACGCTATGAAGCGATGCGGAACAGACTGTACGAAGATATGGACATGGCGCCGATGGCGATGCAGAGTCCCCAGGAGGAAGGCATGGGCCTGGCACCCGGCGGGCGGATGCGTCAGGAGATCTACGAGGACGACTACGGCCTGGATGCCTGGGACCAGCGGCATCCCGTCCGGTGTTTCGTTTCCATCGCCAATTCGGCCCAGTGGATGGCGATAACCGGCGAGCGTCCTCCGATAGAACCGCCTACGGCCGAACAATACACTGAATCCGGCCTGCCCTGGTATGACTATTACGACGCCGATCACGAGGCCGTTTCGGGCAGCGATATCCTGAAGTCGGTGAAGAGCGTGTCGCAGACCGGCAAGGAGAAAGGCGTAACGGCGCTGCCGGACAATGAATCGATCAGCGGAACCCGGGTCGTAACTCTCCGGGATACCAGAAAACGCGAAGTTAGGGAGTTTTCCGCCAGCGAATCGCTGGATTCGTGAGGCCAGGCGTGCTCAGGAGGGGACGTTCTACGCGGCGGGCAGTGCGTCGCGCCAGGATTTACCTCACTGTCAAGCGATCCAGTGGTCCCGAGAACGCCACCTCCAGCTTGACTATATGCTCATGCAGCCATTCAATCATCGCTGGCCAGTTGTCTTCGTTAAAGCCATCGAACTGATGCGGGAAACTAATGCGACAGGCTTTCTTGTCGTCTAACCGCTGCCAATTAAGTTCCGCCCCAAATCGGTTTTCGATCTCCTGTTTTTCCAGAATGAGTTGATCAAAAATCCGTTTATTCTCTTCCGCTTGAGGGCGCGAAAAGTAGAGTTCCACACGCGCCAGGTTTTTTCCAAAGATCATGTTGTAGCCACAGCCTGACACCCCCGTAGGGCTCGCAAGCCAGTGGTCTCTGGACGGACTGATAGTCTGGTACCGTGAAACGCCTCGATCACGGAGTACTTCCAAAGTCTTCGTCCAGAACGCGTGCCTCAACTTTTGTGTTTGTGTTAATGTGCGCTGACTGGCTTTCTCCTCCGACTCCTTGTTGGCCATTCCAATCATGTAGTCCGCGGCCTCCGGCGTGGGGATAATCTGTTGTAGGTCGATCAGAAGCTCTTCACCGAAGCTGTAAGGCACAACCCGGAAACATTGCGCCTGGACCCCGTGTCCGATCAGCCAGAGTACCGTCGCCGTAACCTCTTTGCGGAAATTCGCGGCGACCAGAATAAACCGTTGCTCATTACCGGCGTTTAGTACTGTATCGTCGAGATCTTCTACACCGAGGAATTCGCACAGGTTCGGAATTGCATTTTCGCCGTCGACCCACCGGTTGAGATACTTCTGATAGATTTCGACGATCTCTGCCTTTTTCAAACTTGAACAATAGGCGACGTACTTGAGCGCCTGCCATACGACATCGCGGCCCGAATCGTCGAGTTTATTCTCGATGACCACCACCCGGCCTTCCTTGTCAAGCGCCAGGAGATCGAGACGCTCCCTGGTGTCCTCGAAGCCGTCGAATTCCTTCTGAATGACAAGTAGATCCTCGCCTAATGCCTCCGGCGTATGCACCAACCATTCTTGAAGGTGGTCGCGCTCATTCAGTTTCAAATCGCTGAAACGCCGTTCTTCAAGCTGGACGAGGTGATTATCTAACAGGTTTACCTTGAACATCAGTGGGTCTCCTAAGCCATTACGCCAAGACCATTTGTCCTGATTTCGGTTACCGTGGAAGGGTGCTGCTTCAGGTTGGGACGACATCCATACCGAACACGTTTTTCATGGCGTCATTTAAATACAGTGCTGGTGGATAGTCTAAGAATAAAACTTGAGTAGAACTAGCACTTATCGATTGTATTTTGGCGCTTTATGATTCTATTCCATGCAACTCTGAAATTAGATCAGTGAAATCGGGATCGTCAGGTGAGTCGGTTTTTAGTCTTTTGATTATGCGACTGTAAATCATCTCTATGGAGCTTGCGTCCTGATCAATTTTAAACTGAAATTTGCCTGATGTTCCCGAACCAACTGTACCGTTCAATGATAGGCTACCTTCAAACGGAGGTGTAAGGTACAGTTGTAGTACTACCGGTTGATCGAAACAGTCCGGAGGGAGTCGATAATTCCAAGCGCTAATCGTACTAAAGTGAAAACCAAACCCAAATCTATCTTTCCAGTTAGTCTGCCCTTGGTCTCGAGGTTCAAATTCGATACGACACCTAGTTCCAGGTAGGTTAGTGCTAATCACTGTACAGTAGATATCGATAGCAATACCTCGGCCATAGTTGTAAATCAGTAATCCAATACCGATTTTAAGGCTATCTGTAGCTATTTCGGGCACTCCTACTACCCATTTATGACGAAGATCAGGTTGTGGTCGACGGCCGAACATTCCGGCCAAGAATTCATGAGGTGCGGGATGAAAGTTTGATCCAGCCCTGATGTAGTATAGATGGTTATATATAGTTCGATGAGGGGCAGCGTCGCTAGACGGAATCAGAGTCACCACGAATCCCTTGTCGTTGTTAGTTTCCACTACGTGGTTCTTGATATCTTTGTGTGGCGGAATGGTACAGCCAGATATAGCACCTTCCAATAAACTAGCATATCTTAGAGGGTTGTTTATCATTGTTTCTTCATGAGCTACGTCTGCCCCGTCCTCGTCGTCGGAGCAATCTATGCCCCAGACTACTACCCCTCCCTCAGAGTTTCCGAATCCGGAGATTTCTTTTGCGAGGTTTTGTCGATCACTTTGCGTAAGCTTTCTGCTTTGACCACCGTCCGAAGATCGCTTGAAGTCTATATGTAGGTTTTCGAATTCTCGGTCTTCTACGAACTGCTCAATAGCTGTATAGCCTTGTTTCACGATTCTATTGTAAATGTCGTAGCATCAGCTCATGAATACACAATCCTTTCGTGACCACTAAGGGAGATCGCGCAGTTCTCAGATGTAACCCTACAAAAGTCTGCAGATTGTGTGTGTTTCTCAATCATGTAATTTCTTCATCTTATCGATTGATTTGCGAATATAACCCTAAGGTCGTTTGAGTTGGTGGGTGAGTTTTACCAGAAAACAGCCATAGCTGAATTCTCAGTGTAACTAACCTAACCCATCAACAATGTTCAAGTACTCTCATTATGCTTTAACAAAACAGGGTTTGGTCCCAAGTACATGACCTGTAAATGGGATATGTCACAACTACCGACTCTTAACACTTCAATTTGAGATTCAATGAGAATACCCACTGCCACCGCCGAAGTAATGGGAATACATGAAACGGAAAGAGGGGAAAATGGCAAAGAATGGAGAAAAACAGCAACTTGAACGTTACGCACAGTATCTCGAAGGGTTGTTGCGCGATAATGGCATTGGTTTCATGGTGTACAGGATGGAAACAGGGGGCGATTACGACGTACCCCTTGATATGGATCCAGAATGGCGACTGATTCATCAACGGATACAAGACGCGAAGGAATCACTTGATGCTAAGGGAATCCCTTTTGATGAAAACCCACCAGATGAGGGTGAAAGGATGTAGTTGATTGCTGATTGTTTACCATACGATGTAATTACCAAACTATTGTAGCGAAGATAAAACCTATGAGGGTCAATACATTTGGAATTATCGTTGCCCACATAAGACCAGTAAATCGTGTTGTTTTGAATTATACTGAAACCATCAATTACCAGAGTTGCTGTTGACAGGCCATGAACCTTTGATTGTGTTCAGTCTTACAGAAAACGATATCGGATTTGATGATTTCCAGATTTTAAGGAACCCACCAGGTAGGGATTGTCATCCAAGACACAGAAACACACTGAGTTTCAAAACTCTAGTAATTAACTAGACAGTTAGTGTAATTCTGGTCTTAATCCAATGAAACTAGGTGCCAGGGTACTTTGAGCATCATTGCGAATTTAGACGCTATTTCATGGGTTGCATCACAAAACACTCTTGTGGTACACTGTTGCATGCTTTACGTTTGCGTTGGAATCGAGTCCATTTCAAGGTAGTTCGGTAATTGCATGTATTTCGGATTATAAGAGATATTAGCAAAACCAGTTGTCCCAGGTAGATATTCCTCAGGTATCATTGGGTATATTACAATGAGTAATCACTTTTATAGAAACATACAGATTGAGAATTTCCGTGGTATTGATTCTTTGAGTGTTAGAGACCTTGAACAAGTGAATCTTTTTGTGGGGAGAAACAACTGCGGGAAAACGACCGTGTTGGAATCGATGTTTCTACTAGCAGGTATGTCCAATCCAGGTTTGATTCAAAGAATCGAAGAATGGAGAGGAATATTGCCTACAGATGGATCAGACCTGCGAAACCTGTTTTTTAACAGAAACCATAGCAAGCAGATTGAGATTTCTGGTGAGAACCGTTGGGTTAGAAACCTCAGAGTAAAGCCTCTTTTTGAAGATGGGGATATTGCAATAAACGTTCCCGATTCTGGACATAAAACAGAGTATCACACAAAAACCAAGTCGGGTATATCTGTAGGCAGTTCGACAACTGATTTATCGATTGTTGGGTTAGAATTCAGTTTTAAATATGCAAGACTTAAAACTGAACTTCGTAAAGGTAAACAGTATGTTAGCAC
This Gemmatimonadota bacterium DNA region includes the following protein-coding sequences:
- the iolD gene encoding 3D-(3,5/4)-trihydroxycyclohexane-1,2-dione acylhydrolase (decyclizing), with protein sequence MAYPHDKVRLTTAQAVVKYLSVQYSERDGAERRFIPAIFGIFGHGNVAGLGQALFEYGQDLTYHQPCNEQSMVHTASGYAKVNQRMATIACTASIGPGSTNMLSGAATATINRLPVLLLPSDYYATRYQGPVLQELEHPVSAEVSVNDCFRPVSRFFDRINRPEQLLTALPEAMRVLTDPADTGAVTISLPQDVQAHAYDYPAHFFEKRVWRVERRPPTKARIAEAVELLKGAKRPMIIAGGGVHYSEAWDALAAFAATCGIPVGETFGGKGAMREPSDWAIGGFGVTGTPAGARIAAEADLIIAVGTRLTDFSTGSQSAFSNPDVRFIGINVAGHDAFKQGALPVTADAREALTVLAEAAREAGIRPDDTYKAEIGRHMDAYHRSLNEEVYVDHPGEAMSQARLIQVLNGEARESDCVIAAAGSPPGDLHRLWDVSGGAACYLEFGYSCMGWELPAGLGTRMAGKHDEIYVYIGDGTYLMNPTELMTAMQEGLKVTVVISENHGYQIIRALQMARAGRSFGNEFRGRDAGSDRLEGEYLEIDFAANARSFGARAWHVKSSDELRQALREARSETRACVIVCETEKHRYLPPSDVWWDIASAEATNDPMTRKLREGYEAERRTSQRFHY
- a CDS encoding Gfo/Idh/MocA family oxidoreductase, with amino-acid sequence MASPIGIGIIGMGWMGMVHGRAYHQVWQRFPECGLVPELVICADDVANRCEQARDMLGFNRTTTDWREIMEDLDVSVVNITVPNHLHLDMVRAAAAAGKDIFCEKPVGRSPAETAEIARAAAEAGVLTWVGYNYRWAPLVQHARSLVADGVLGDLTHYRGRFFAGYASHPDGMLSWRFRREDAGSGALGDLMSHVVDMAHLLAGPIRRVVGQKALIIVDRPVAPVGEGTHFSVGTGGQREPVTNEDYAGALVEFVNGARGTFEVDRVIQGTKCQMAFEIHGTKGAIRWDFERMNELQLYTVDGPHDGFVTLQSGPAYPGHVHFNPGPAVGLGYDDLKAIETFHFLQSIAAGRQGEPGFNEARAVAEVLAAIERSWSSDRWETVQ
- a CDS encoding divalent metal cation transporter, which encodes MKLNFFQMLALMGPGIAVAATGVGAGDMISATNAGANFGTVLLWALVWGAVLKFALNEGVGRWQLATGTTLLEGWVERLGRPVQYFFLLYLLIWSFLVGGGLLSASGIAGHTVFPALSVAQWGVIHALAACVMVWAGRFGFFLTVMKVLVGLMFVSFLISAWALRPDIGDILRGIALPTAPSGSVVAVLSVLGGVGGSLSVMCYGYWIREAGREGGEWLKGIRIDLGGAYILTGFFGIAVMILGAQIRPEAVGIDIVLGMADRLEVALGPFGRWSLYLGFWAAVITSVLGVWQGIPYLFADFMAMFKRASSEAREAMVRTDSRYYRGFLLFLTFPTMALLLFDRPVSIVIIYTVVGAFFMPFLAGTLLYMNSKHEWVGNLKTGWLLNVLLVLALVLFLYLGVNQLIDALG
- a CDS encoding sugar phosphate isomerase/epimerase gives rise to the protein MKIVFCTLTLSGYRSPEAAERGYPLAEERKPVWDWLVRHGFDGIDLGETWFNFYDAPDEALVELGEEARGHGLEIGGLTVLRKIITWPAPEEVRATNRGLLSRAVKAAQLAGAPLVNMSISPQPWEVGVREQDLRGQSDPVGSSLRARDEDYEEAAGVLRSLAREAEPEGTELTLELHQNSIVDTPEGMLRLIDLVGHPLIKANPDLGNFYFAYATPEGGWDDVCRMLAPHTNFWHVKNIQRIYFQEEDRAQHINAPLGEGMIDYRRALRIMRDGGFDGYISIELATGADPFNAILSGKRYLDEMMRDEI
- a CDS encoding Gfo/Idh/MocA family oxidoreductase; the encoded protein is MDRIRIGVVGCGAIAQIQHLPHIAELRDRYELAGLCDASAKLVDFIGEMYDVPDRNRVTRYEDLLALDPDAVLLCFADPKTDAAVTALDAGKHVFIEKPMCYSVREADRIIGAAEASGKTLMVGYMKQHDPGYRFARDEVLAMPDIRFIQANHLHCGNDRHLSEYTLYAFDDIPGEVIERTAALRERAVRDAIGDVPESARRIFFSLSGSMIHDISSLRGLFGPPDRVVSAEIWRGGTSVTTVLAYENDARCVATWTSLPELHDFRETLEVFGAGRRVGIRFPTGFDRGLPSPVTVMGMDGEQPWKKELVVNKQNAFKLELVHFYDCVVNGKPPITDGYGARQDHALCRDIIQAYLRGNPS
- a CDS encoding outer membrane beta-barrel protein yields the protein MGMLRGLFRNLKMTDGMPATRSASNGTAIQSASYVSASVGSGWRLLTLALASLIIAAGTTQAQENATGYYVGAFSGPGVVDVQTTDTDGFSGYEGVPGQMFDYNDTGFPTGVVAGRHFHLGRVPIRFEVDGTFVGLPSASRQMDPVGMDETATSELHWVGTARIGIRKSLGRAGVFLDGGVSVVGISNSFIDLDPGTDGQMQVDHDDSFDDQLTRIGWVVGTGIDMPVAGAWNIRFEGLYVDTGETDHQAPNRLGVNAGVCGPAGLPSPCRYGIDQRFALLRLILVRSIGR
- a CDS encoding helix-turn-helix domain-containing protein, translating into MTHFGKHIRFRREDLRKQDRRFSLRQVAQRIEVEPAYLSKIERGDVAPPSEATTLKLARDLGEDPDVLLALAGKVSSDLQEIIRKRPKLFADLIRKMKEAPDHAILRIVREVRDGEW
- a CDS encoding DUF4268 domain-containing protein; amino-acid sequence: MFKVNLLDNHLVQLEERRFSDLKLNERDHLQEWLVHTPEALGEDLLVIQKEFDGFEDTRERLDLLALDKEGRVVVIENKLDDSGRDVVWQALKYVAYCSSLKKAEIVEIYQKYLNRWVDGENAIPNLCEFLGVEDLDDTVLNAGNEQRFILVAANFRKEVTATVLWLIGHGVQAQCFRVVPYSFGEELLIDLQQIIPTPEAADYMIGMANKESEEKASQRTLTQTQKLRHAFWTKTLEVLRDRGVSRYQTISPSRDHWLASPTGVSGCGYNMIFGKNLARVELYFSRPQAEENKRIFDQLILEKQEIENRFGAELNWQRLDDKKACRISFPHQFDGFNEDNWPAMIEWLHEHIVKLEVAFSGPLDRLTVR